A stretch of Apis cerana isolate GH-2021 linkage group LG1, AcerK_1.0, whole genome shotgun sequence DNA encodes these proteins:
- the LOC107994035 gene encoding sodium/potassium/calcium exchanger 4 isoform X2 → MCDNGIDNMDTSDLGGGTNCTPAAIEDFPHDLFDEKQRQGGAVVVHVIVSLYLFIALAVVCDKFFVPAVEKICHALSMSKDVAGATFMAAATSAPELFVNAIGTFITEGDIGVGTIVGSAVFNILAVPACCGIGAGMVVPLDWWPVSRDCLAYGVTVAILICIIHDERVEWYEALTLVLLYIVYIAVMYWDKSFQRCTRFRTHNADRSSDDHRHATDSTEIHMARSDKLQATSEQVEHIDVPLQNGGTKTQEENPDPNYEYELLVWPARAGWIRKTAWIMTWPIHLIFMCTIPDCEKPRFKNWFPITFLMCIIWIGSLSYVVAWMITIIGDTLKIPDSVMGITFLAAGTSVPEAVSSVIVAKQGHGSMGISNSIGSNTFDILLCLGLPWLIKSSFSPTQPGKHYISINSGGLEYSAISLLSTLMLLYIAFASNKFQLDRKVGRACLCMYAVFLILASLIELNVFFRVNLPTCQRTVK, encoded by the exons ATGTGTGACAACGGGATTGACAACATGGATACGTCTGACTTAGGAGGAG gTACAAATTGTACACCTGCAGCAATAGAAGACTTTCCACACGATCttttcgatgaaaaacaaAGGCAAGGAGGAGCTGTCGTAGTGCACGTAATCGTTTCGCTTTACTTGTTTATCGCGTTAGCAGTAGTTTGTGACAAGTTTTTTGTTCCCGCCGTAGAAAAGATATGTCATG caCTTTCGATGTCCAAGGACGTAGCAGGTGCTACTTTTATGGCTGCAGCAACGTCGGCACCGGAACTGTTCGTAAACGCAATCGGTACATTTATCACCGAAGGTGACATCGGTGTCGGAACAATAGTAGGCTCGGCTGTATTCAATATCCTCGCAGTACCGGCTTGTTGCGGTATTGGTGCTGGTATG GTAGTTCCTCTAGACTGGTGGCCAGTTAGCAGAGATTGTCTTGCTTATGGTGTTACAGTCGCTAttctaatatgtattatacacGATGAACGAGTAGAATGGTACGAAGCGTTAACGCTAGTATTATTGTACATCGTATACATCGCTGTTATGTATTGGGATAAATCGTTCCAGCGATGCACACGATTTCGTACGCATAACGCTGACCGATCCTCGGATGACCACCGACATGCGACAG ATAGTACAGAAATTCATATGGCAAGATCGGATAAATTACAAGCGACCAGTGAACAAGTCGAACATATAGATGTACCATTACAAAATGGAGGTACAAAAACACAAGAAGAAAATCCTGACCCTA atTATGAATACGAATTATTGGTATGGCCAGCAAGAGCTGGATGGATAAGAAAAACAGCATGGATTATGACTTGGCCgattcatttgatttttatgtgTACAATACCAGATTGTGAGAAACCACGATTCAAGAATTGGTTTCCAATAACATTTCTTATGTGCATTATTTGGATTGGATCCTTAAGTTATGTGGTCGCATGGATGATCACTATAattg gaGATACTCTTAAAATACCAGATTCCGTTATGGGTATTACTTTTCTTGCTGCCGGTACTAGCGTGCCAGAGGCTGTATCAAGTGTAATAGTAGCAAAACAAG gACATGGTTCAATGGGTATTAGCAACTCGATAGGATCAAACACTTTTGATATATTGTTGTGTTTGGGTTTACCATGGTTAATCAAATCTTCATTTTCACCAACACAACCAGGAAAACATTATATCAGTATAAATTCTGGTGGGCTTGAATACAGTGCTATATCGTTGTTATCGACATTAATGTTACTTTACATTGCTTTCGCTTCAAATAAGTTTCAGCTCGATAGAAAAGTCGGCCGAGCTTGTTTATGTATGTATGCTGTGTTCCTCATATTAGCCTCGTTGATAGAACTCAATGTATTCTTCAGGGTAAACTTACCCACGTGCCAGAGGACGGTCAAATGA
- the LOC107994035 gene encoding sodium/potassium/calcium exchanger 4 isoform X1, whose amino-acid sequence MCDNGIDNMDTSDLGGGTNCTPAAIEDFPHDLFDEKQRQGGAVVVHVIVSLYLFIALAVVCDKFFVPAVEKICHALSMSKDVAGATFMAAATSAPELFVNAIGTFITEGDIGVGTIVGSAVFNILAVPACCGIGAGMVVPLDWWPVSRDCLAYGVTVAILICIIHDERVEWYEALTLVLLYIVYIAVMYWDKSFQRCTRFRTHNADRSSDDHRHATEDSTEIHMARSDKLQATSEQVEHIDVPLQNGGTKTQEENPDPNYEYELLVWPARAGWIRKTAWIMTWPIHLIFMCTIPDCEKPRFKNWFPITFLMCIIWIGSLSYVVAWMITIIGDTLKIPDSVMGITFLAAGTSVPEAVSSVIVAKQGHGSMGISNSIGSNTFDILLCLGLPWLIKSSFSPTQPGKHYISINSGGLEYSAISLLSTLMLLYIAFASNKFQLDRKVGRACLCMYAVFLILASLIELNVFFRVNLPTCQRTVK is encoded by the exons ATGTGTGACAACGGGATTGACAACATGGATACGTCTGACTTAGGAGGAG gTACAAATTGTACACCTGCAGCAATAGAAGACTTTCCACACGATCttttcgatgaaaaacaaAGGCAAGGAGGAGCTGTCGTAGTGCACGTAATCGTTTCGCTTTACTTGTTTATCGCGTTAGCAGTAGTTTGTGACAAGTTTTTTGTTCCCGCCGTAGAAAAGATATGTCATG caCTTTCGATGTCCAAGGACGTAGCAGGTGCTACTTTTATGGCTGCAGCAACGTCGGCACCGGAACTGTTCGTAAACGCAATCGGTACATTTATCACCGAAGGTGACATCGGTGTCGGAACAATAGTAGGCTCGGCTGTATTCAATATCCTCGCAGTACCGGCTTGTTGCGGTATTGGTGCTGGTATG GTAGTTCCTCTAGACTGGTGGCCAGTTAGCAGAGATTGTCTTGCTTATGGTGTTACAGTCGCTAttctaatatgtattatacacGATGAACGAGTAGAATGGTACGAAGCGTTAACGCTAGTATTATTGTACATCGTATACATCGCTGTTATGTATTGGGATAAATCGTTCCAGCGATGCACACGATTTCGTACGCATAACGCTGACCGATCCTCGGATGACCACCGACATGCGACAG AAGATAGTACAGAAATTCATATGGCAAGATCGGATAAATTACAAGCGACCAGTGAACAAGTCGAACATATAGATGTACCATTACAAAATGGAGGTACAAAAACACAAGAAGAAAATCCTGACCCTA atTATGAATACGAATTATTGGTATGGCCAGCAAGAGCTGGATGGATAAGAAAAACAGCATGGATTATGACTTGGCCgattcatttgatttttatgtgTACAATACCAGATTGTGAGAAACCACGATTCAAGAATTGGTTTCCAATAACATTTCTTATGTGCATTATTTGGATTGGATCCTTAAGTTATGTGGTCGCATGGATGATCACTATAattg gaGATACTCTTAAAATACCAGATTCCGTTATGGGTATTACTTTTCTTGCTGCCGGTACTAGCGTGCCAGAGGCTGTATCAAGTGTAATAGTAGCAAAACAAG gACATGGTTCAATGGGTATTAGCAACTCGATAGGATCAAACACTTTTGATATATTGTTGTGTTTGGGTTTACCATGGTTAATCAAATCTTCATTTTCACCAACACAACCAGGAAAACATTATATCAGTATAAATTCTGGTGGGCTTGAATACAGTGCTATATCGTTGTTATCGACATTAATGTTACTTTACATTGCTTTCGCTTCAAATAAGTTTCAGCTCGATAGAAAAGTCGGCCGAGCTTGTTTATGTATGTATGCTGTGTTCCTCATATTAGCCTCGTTGATAGAACTCAATGTATTCTTCAGGGTAAACTTACCCACGTGCCAGAGGACGGTCAAATGA
- the LOC107994035 gene encoding sodium/potassium/calcium exchanger 4 isoform X3, with protein sequence MSKDVAGATFMAAATSAPELFVNAIGTFITEGDIGVGTIVGSAVFNILAVPACCGIGAGMVVPLDWWPVSRDCLAYGVTVAILICIIHDERVEWYEALTLVLLYIVYIAVMYWDKSFQRCTRFRTHNADRSSDDHRHATEDSTEIHMARSDKLQATSEQVEHIDVPLQNGGTKTQEENPDPNYEYELLVWPARAGWIRKTAWIMTWPIHLIFMCTIPDCEKPRFKNWFPITFLMCIIWIGSLSYVVAWMITIIGDTLKIPDSVMGITFLAAGTSVPEAVSSVIVAKQGHGSMGISNSIGSNTFDILLCLGLPWLIKSSFSPTQPGKHYISINSGGLEYSAISLLSTLMLLYIAFASNKFQLDRKVGRACLCMYAVFLILASLIELNVFFRVNLPTCQRTVK encoded by the exons ATGTCCAAGGACGTAGCAGGTGCTACTTTTATGGCTGCAGCAACGTCGGCACCGGAACTGTTCGTAAACGCAATCGGTACATTTATCACCGAAGGTGACATCGGTGTCGGAACAATAGTAGGCTCGGCTGTATTCAATATCCTCGCAGTACCGGCTTGTTGCGGTATTGGTGCTGGTATG GTAGTTCCTCTAGACTGGTGGCCAGTTAGCAGAGATTGTCTTGCTTATGGTGTTACAGTCGCTAttctaatatgtattatacacGATGAACGAGTAGAATGGTACGAAGCGTTAACGCTAGTATTATTGTACATCGTATACATCGCTGTTATGTATTGGGATAAATCGTTCCAGCGATGCACACGATTTCGTACGCATAACGCTGACCGATCCTCGGATGACCACCGACATGCGACAG AAGATAGTACAGAAATTCATATGGCAAGATCGGATAAATTACAAGCGACCAGTGAACAAGTCGAACATATAGATGTACCATTACAAAATGGAGGTACAAAAACACAAGAAGAAAATCCTGACCCTA atTATGAATACGAATTATTGGTATGGCCAGCAAGAGCTGGATGGATAAGAAAAACAGCATGGATTATGACTTGGCCgattcatttgatttttatgtgTACAATACCAGATTGTGAGAAACCACGATTCAAGAATTGGTTTCCAATAACATTTCTTATGTGCATTATTTGGATTGGATCCTTAAGTTATGTGGTCGCATGGATGATCACTATAattg gaGATACTCTTAAAATACCAGATTCCGTTATGGGTATTACTTTTCTTGCTGCCGGTACTAGCGTGCCAGAGGCTGTATCAAGTGTAATAGTAGCAAAACAAG gACATGGTTCAATGGGTATTAGCAACTCGATAGGATCAAACACTTTTGATATATTGTTGTGTTTGGGTTTACCATGGTTAATCAAATCTTCATTTTCACCAACACAACCAGGAAAACATTATATCAGTATAAATTCTGGTGGGCTTGAATACAGTGCTATATCGTTGTTATCGACATTAATGTTACTTTACATTGCTTTCGCTTCAAATAAGTTTCAGCTCGATAGAAAAGTCGGCCGAGCTTGTTTATGTATGTATGCTGTGTTCCTCATATTAGCCTCGTTGATAGAACTCAATGTATTCTTCAGGGTAAACTTACCCACGTGCCAGAGGACGGTCAAATGA